The Bacillota bacterium genome has a window encoding:
- a CDS encoding phosphatidate cytidylyltransferase, protein MLLKRIISAILGIPILIYLAYEGKFLFLSGVILLSLMGLREFRRIMVRINLKSHPLLVYASGIFFPVLAFFAHGQENTFLTGFTLLLLVHLVTLIIAFPQYSVSDLASSFFGGCYVSFLLSYLILIRKIEPFGFAYLLFVFIITWACDTGAYFSGRLWGRHPLWYNLSPQKTIEGSVGGLVSSIGAALLFQLIHPLFSFFNALYLGLLIGTFVQVGDLVESAIKRLGRVKNSSELIPGHGGILDRFDSLLFSAPAAYFYLKIFLVH, encoded by the coding sequence TTGCTTTTAAAGCGTATCATAAGTGCCATCCTGGGCATCCCTATTTTAATTTACCTTGCTTACGAGGGGAAATTTCTTTTTCTGTCGGGTGTGATTCTTTTATCCCTGATGGGCCTCCGCGAGTTCCGCCGTATTATGGTACGGATAAATCTCAAATCCCATCCTCTTCTGGTTTACGCAAGTGGTATTTTCTTTCCTGTTCTTGCTTTCTTTGCGCACGGTCAGGAGAACACTTTCCTGACGGGTTTTACACTTTTGTTATTAGTTCACCTTGTTACCCTAATTATTGCTTTTCCTCAATATTCAGTCAGTGATCTGGCCTCATCTTTTTTTGGGGGTTGCTATGTAAGCTTCTTACTAAGCTACCTCATCTTAATCAGAAAAATAGAGCCTTTTGGGTTTGCATATTTACTTTTTGTATTTATTATAACCTGGGCTTGTGATACAGGTGCCTACTTCAGCGGCAGGCTTTGGGGGCGCCACCCTTTATGGTATAATTTAAGCCCTCAGAAAACTATAGAAGGATCTGTCGGAGGTTTAGTGTCAAGCATTGGAGCAGCACTTCTCTTTCAACTAATTCACCCTTTGTTTTCTTTTTTTAATGCCCTCTACCTGGGCCTGTTAATTGGCACTTTCGTCCAGGTGGGAGACCTTGTGGAATCTGCGATCAAGAGACTGGGGAGGGTAAAAAACTCTAGTGAGTTAATCCCTGGTCACGGGGGAATTTTGGATCGTTTTGACAGCCTTCTTTTCAGCGCTCCCGCCGCATATTTTTATTTAAAGATTTTTTTGGTACATTAA
- a CDS encoding isoprenyl transferase: protein MERLFNRISVKKRTSEEEKLRKRLDLARLPVHVAIIMDGNGRWAQVRGLPRVLGHRAGVETLRNIVKLCLELKIKILTAFAFSTENWKRPLEEINILMDLLCEYIQKELNDLHRQRIQIRAIGHIHELPPAAQKELMRAQELTSENSELILNLALNYGGRLEIVDAARKIVQRVKNGELDAAEINETIFEKHLYTADLPNPDLLIRPAGELRISNFLLWQMAYTEFWSTPVFWPDFRAVHFLQALVSFQQRKRRFGGLEEA, encoded by the coding sequence ATCGAACGTCTTTTCAATCGAATTAGTGTCAAAAAAAGAACCAGTGAAGAAGAAAAACTACGAAAAAGGCTTGATTTAGCCCGCCTTCCCGTTCATGTAGCCATCATTATGGACGGTAACGGGCGCTGGGCCCAGGTAAGAGGACTCCCCCGGGTACTTGGTCACCGGGCAGGCGTGGAAACACTTCGCAACATCGTCAAGTTGTGTTTAGAATTGAAGATAAAAATTCTAACTGCTTTTGCATTCTCCACTGAGAACTGGAAGCGACCGCTAGAAGAGATTAATATATTAATGGACTTATTATGTGAGTACATCCAAAAAGAATTAAACGACCTGCATAGACAACGGATCCAAATTAGAGCAATCGGCCACATTCACGAACTACCCCCTGCGGCTCAAAAGGAACTCATGAGAGCCCAGGAGTTAACATCCGAAAACAGCGAACTTATTTTAAATCTCGCCTTGAATTACGGAGGTCGCTTGGAAATTGTGGATGCCGCCCGGAAAATTGTCCAGCGCGTTAAAAACGGTGAGTTGGATGCAGCCGAGATCAACGAAACAATTTTCGAAAAACACCTTTATACGGCGGATCTCCCAAATCCTGACCTTTTAATTCGACCGGCAGGAGAACTTCGGATCAGCAACTTTTTGCTCTGGCAGATGGCTTATACGGAATTTTGGAGTACTCCTGTCTTTTGGCCTGATTTTCGAGCGGTCCACTTTCTTCAGGCGCTGGTTTCCTTTCAGCAACGAAAGCGACGGTTTGGAGGACTTGAGGAGGCCTAG
- a CDS encoding 4Fe-4S binding protein yields the protein MPFKITDKCEACGTCLDECPNGAIEEVDGTYRINTEKCEDCGSCVDACPNEAIIEE from the coding sequence ATGCCCTTTAAAATTACCGATAAATGTGAGGCTTGCGGGACTTGCCTGGATGAGTGTCCGAATGGAGCAATCGAAGAGGTAGATGGCACCTACCGAATAAACACGGAAAAATGCGAAGATTGCGGATCCTGTGTAGATGCCTGTCCCAACGAGGCAATCATTGAAGAGTAA
- a CDS encoding PASTA domain-containing protein, whose translation MESEVPDVLGYSYEEATDILQKAGYKIQTHFTGLSFQRPFSEKTRILRQRLVEEKNVELTIGYEFYPNPI comes from the coding sequence ATGGAATCTGAGGTTCCCGATGTTCTTGGTTATTCCTATGAAGAAGCAACTGACATCCTTCAAAAAGCGGGATATAAGATTCAAACCCATTTTACGGGGCTATCCTTCCAACGGCCGTTCAGCGAAAAAACCAGGATTTTACGTCAGCGCTTAGTTGAGGAAAAGAATGTGGAATTAACTATAGGTTATGAATTTTATCCAAACCCCATCTAG
- the frr gene encoding ribosome recycling factor — protein MDKAALCQLEEKMQKTVDLLAKEYKTLRAGRATPALLDKIFVDYYGTPTPINQLAAISVPEPRLLIIQPWDRNLVPQIEKAILKSDLGVTPASDGYLIRIVIPPLTQEKRKELAKVIHKKAEEARVAVRNLRREGNEQVKSEEKKREISEDEAKRNLDVIQKATDKYIKQIDQIAEAKEKEIMEV, from the coding sequence ATGGATAAAGCGGCCCTGTGCCAGTTAGAAGAAAAAATGCAGAAAACAGTTGATTTACTGGCCAAAGAATATAAAACTTTACGTGCCGGTCGCGCTACTCCTGCCTTGCTCGATAAGATCTTTGTCGATTATTACGGAACCCCGACTCCTATTAACCAACTCGCAGCGATTTCCGTTCCAGAACCGCGCCTCCTGATAATTCAACCTTGGGATCGGAATCTCGTACCGCAGATTGAAAAAGCAATTCTCAAGTCAGATCTCGGTGTTACCCCGGCAAGTGATGGCTATTTAATCCGCATCGTCATTCCTCCTTTAACGCAGGAAAAAAGAAAAGAATTGGCGAAAGTGATTCATAAGAAAGCTGAAGAGGCGCGCGTTGCGGTCCGAAATTTAAGGCGGGAAGGCAATGAACAGGTTAAAAGTGAGGAAAAAAAGAGGGAAATTTCCGAGGATGAAGCCAAGCGTAATTTAGACGTGATTCAAAAAGCTACTGACAAGTATATTAAGCAAATAGACCAAATTGCTGAAGCAAAAGAAAAAGAAATTATGGAAGTATAG
- the pyrH gene encoding UMP kinase: MEFPKYRRIILKLSGEALAGDQGFGIDPDLVNAIANEIKEVKSKGIEIAVVVGGGNIWRGVAGSAKGMDRATADYMGMLATVINALALQDALEKQGVDTRVQTAIEMREIAEPYIRRRAIRHLEKGRVVIFAGGTGNPFFSTDTTAALRAAEIEAEVILMAKKVDGVYDSDPCFNPGAQKFTELAYLDVLNKGLAVMDSTATSLCMENKIPIIVFSVKTRGNILKIVMGDKIGTIVGRESNG; encoded by the coding sequence ATGGAATTTCCTAAATATCGCAGAATTATCCTCAAATTGAGTGGCGAAGCTCTTGCTGGAGATCAGGGATTTGGGATTGATCCGGATCTCGTAAATGCTATTGCGAACGAAATTAAAGAGGTCAAAAGCAAGGGCATCGAGATCGCCGTTGTTGTTGGAGGAGGAAATATCTGGCGAGGAGTCGCGGGCAGCGCGAAAGGAATGGACCGGGCTACGGCTGACTATATGGGAATGCTTGCAACAGTAATTAATGCCCTGGCTTTACAGGACGCCCTGGAAAAGCAGGGAGTTGATACGCGCGTTCAGACGGCGATTGAAATGAGAGAAATAGCAGAACCTTATATCCGCCGCCGGGCGATTCGTCATCTGGAAAAAGGACGTGTTGTAATTTTTGCCGGAGGAACAGGTAATCCCTTCTTCTCTACCGATACCACAGCAGCACTTAGGGCAGCAGAGATTGAAGCAGAAGTCATCCTGATGGCCAAAAAAGTGGATGGTGTTTACGACTCCGACCCCTGCTTTAATCCTGGAGCCCAAAAATTTACCGAGTTGGCATATTTAGATGTTTTAAATAAGGGACTGGCCGTAATGGATTCCACTGCAACTTCCCTTTGCATGGAGAATAAGATTCCGATTATTGTTTTTAGCGTCAAGACGAGGGGAAATATTTTAAAAATAGTCATGGGTGATAAAATTGGTACGATTGTAGGGAGGGAAAGTAATGGATAA
- the tsf gene encoding translation elongation factor Ts encodes MIKANLVKELRERTGAGMMDCKKALMETDGDLEKAIIYLRERGLAAAAKKAGRLAKEGRIEAYIHAGGRLGVLIEVNCETDFVAKTEDYQSLCRELAMQVAASNPLYVDRNDIPPDQLEKEREILRTQAVNEGKPEKVIEKIVSGRLEKYFQEVCLLEQPYIRDPERSVKDLVNEFIARLGENIVVRRFCRFRLGEES; translated from the coding sequence TTGATTAAAGCCAATCTTGTAAAAGAGTTGCGAGAGCGTACGGGAGCCGGAATGATGGATTGTAAAAAGGCCCTCATGGAAACAGACGGAGACCTTGAAAAGGCCATTATTTACCTGAGAGAACGGGGACTTGCTGCTGCTGCTAAAAAAGCGGGAAGATTAGCTAAAGAGGGTAGAATTGAGGCTTATATTCACGCTGGAGGCCGGTTAGGAGTACTGATTGAAGTCAACTGCGAAACTGACTTTGTTGCCAAAACCGAGGATTACCAGTCCCTTTGCCGGGAATTAGCCATGCAAGTAGCAGCATCCAATCCCCTCTATGTTGACCGTAACGACATCCCCCCTGACCAACTAGAAAAAGAAAGGGAAATTCTTCGAACTCAAGCCGTTAACGAAGGCAAACCTGAAAAAGTGATCGAGAAAATCGTTTCGGGAAGGCTCGAGAAATATTTCCAGGAGGTTTGCCTTCTGGAACAGCCGTATATCAGAGACCCTGAACGTTCAGTAAAAGATTTAGTCAATGAATTTATCGCTCGGTTAGGAGAAAATATCGTGGTGCGTCGTTTTTGCAGGTTCCGCCTGGGTGAAGAATCATAA
- the rpsB gene encoding 30S ribosomal protein S2 has translation MAVISMKQLLEAGVHFGHQTRRWNPKMAPYIFTERNGIYIIDLQKTVKKIDEAYNFIKDVVKEGKGILFVGTKKQAQESVREEAERCGMFYVNVRWLGGMLTNFATIRKRVDRLKELEKMEETGYFDLLPKKEVIKLRAEKDKLLRFLRGIKEMNDLPGALFIVDSRKERIAVCEARKLGIPTVGIVDTNCDPDEIDYVIPGNDDAIRAVRLLTSKIADAVLEAKQGEQEQA, from the coding sequence ATGGCAGTTATTTCCATGAAGCAATTACTCGAGGCAGGGGTTCACTTCGGCCACCAAACAAGGCGCTGGAACCCAAAAATGGCTCCCTATATTTTCACGGAGCGGAATGGAATCTACATTATCGATCTTCAAAAAACAGTCAAAAAAATCGATGAAGCCTATAATTTTATAAAAGATGTGGTTAAAGAAGGAAAAGGTATTCTCTTCGTGGGAACAAAAAAGCAGGCCCAGGAATCGGTTCGCGAAGAGGCAGAAAGATGTGGGATGTTTTACGTAAATGTCCGTTGGCTCGGAGGCATGTTAACGAATTTTGCCACAATTCGGAAACGTGTTGATCGATTGAAAGAACTCGAAAAAATGGAAGAAACAGGTTATTTTGATCTCCTTCCCAAAAAAGAAGTCATCAAACTCAGAGCTGAAAAAGATAAATTGCTAAGATTTCTTAGAGGAATCAAAGAGATGAACGACCTCCCGGGAGCGCTCTTTATTGTGGATTCTCGAAAAGAACGGATTGCTGTCTGCGAAGCCAGAAAATTGGGAATACCTACAGTTGGAATTGTTGATACTAACTGTGATCCTGACGAAATTGATTACGTGATCCCCGGAAATGATGATGCCATCAGGGCAGTTCGCTTGCTTACGTCGAAGATCGCGGATGCGGTGCTTGAAGCTAAACAGGGCGAACAAGAACAAGCCTGA
- a CDS encoding FapA family protein: protein MQAGKKSDAGELKNYQDDKNHQDEIEKICEKALSGFKDFDGLRLLEFTDEGTFLTVLPPEGSGKALTLTDLEQEIRALSLQQVDWNKVQHAFIEKSTRIQIAPAQEGLKKNGEVIVKVSKDEMEAFVTIFPPINGSPVTSRMVYEALEKAGVVYGIDQASVEEALKAANANEPVLVARGKPAEDGRDAQFVYYFPVEGTRLKPAELENGRVDYYNLNLIYNVEIGQVLATKTPATQGESGSTVTGKPLLPRPGRDCQLRAGKNTELMDEGSTLIASARGHVVVQGNKIHVLPVYEIAGNVDFSTGNIDFVGSVQVRGSIKFGFTVRAEGDVEVRETIEGGSIIAGGNVIVKEGIRGLGKGRIVAKGNIYAKFLENAHVQAGQDVVVGEAIMHSHVNAGGKILVNGRKGLLVGGICRAGEDIEAKIIGSKLATTTELEVGVNPELRIALNQILTERTGIEANLDKVEKALNLLRALEAEGKELPQDKKTLLIKLTRTQLQLKRKHEEVREEEVKLSELLDSLDKGKVKVKNLLHPGVIIRIGQLTYYVRDEMQYLTISQAGGEIKISPYS, encoded by the coding sequence ATGCAGGCAGGAAAAAAATCAGATGCGGGAGAACTAAAGAATTATCAAGATGATAAAAATCATCAGGACGAGATCGAAAAGATCTGCGAGAAAGCTCTCTCCGGATTTAAAGATTTTGACGGATTACGTCTTTTGGAATTTACAGATGAGGGCACTTTTCTTACGGTTCTTCCTCCTGAAGGATCGGGAAAAGCTCTTACCTTGACAGATTTAGAACAAGAAATAAGGGCACTCTCGCTTCAACAAGTAGACTGGAACAAGGTACAGCACGCTTTCATAGAGAAATCAACAAGAATCCAGATTGCTCCGGCACAAGAAGGCTTGAAAAAAAACGGTGAAGTAATCGTAAAAGTGAGTAAAGATGAAATGGAAGCTTTTGTAACGATATTTCCACCTATTAATGGAAGTCCCGTTACTTCAAGAATGGTTTACGAAGCCTTAGAAAAAGCCGGGGTGGTATATGGCATTGATCAGGCAAGTGTTGAAGAAGCATTGAAGGCGGCAAACGCAAATGAACCGGTCCTTGTTGCACGCGGGAAACCTGCTGAAGACGGACGAGATGCCCAATTTGTTTATTATTTCCCTGTTGAAGGTACTCGGCTTAAACCCGCCGAATTAGAAAATGGAAGAGTTGATTATTACAACTTAAATTTAATTTACAATGTAGAAATAGGGCAAGTTCTAGCAACTAAAACTCCGGCAACCCAAGGGGAATCCGGTTCAACGGTAACAGGAAAACCGCTCCTCCCCCGGCCTGGGAGAGATTGCCAACTTCGCGCAGGTAAAAATACTGAATTAATGGACGAAGGGTCGACTCTCATTGCATCGGCCCGCGGCCACGTCGTGGTTCAGGGAAATAAAATCCACGTCTTACCTGTTTACGAAATAGCCGGCAATGTAGATTTCTCAACAGGAAATATTGATTTTGTCGGCAGCGTTCAGGTCCGCGGGAGCATTAAATTTGGATTCACAGTTCGGGCTGAAGGTGATGTAGAGGTACGCGAAACGATTGAAGGGGGTTCCATTATTGCCGGAGGTAATGTCATTGTAAAGGAGGGGATACGCGGGCTAGGAAAGGGTCGCATTGTTGCAAAGGGTAATATTTATGCTAAATTCCTGGAAAATGCCCATGTCCAGGCAGGGCAAGATGTAGTTGTCGGAGAAGCAATCATGCACAGCCACGTTAATGCCGGGGGTAAGATCTTGGTCAACGGTCGAAAGGGACTTCTTGTAGGTGGAATATGCCGCGCGGGGGAAGATATTGAAGCAAAAATTATCGGTTCGAAACTCGCAACAACTACTGAATTAGAGGTCGGTGTTAATCCGGAACTCCGGATCGCTCTTAATCAAATTTTAACTGAACGAACCGGAATTGAAGCTAACCTTGATAAAGTGGAAAAGGCCCTTAATTTGTTACGGGCTTTGGAAGCTGAAGGGAAGGAACTTCCCCAGGACAAAAAGACGCTCTTGATCAAGTTAACCCGAACCCAACTTCAGCTCAAACGCAAACACGAGGAAGTGAGGGAAGAGGAGGTTAAATTATCAGAGCTTCTCGATTCCCTCGATAAAGGCAAAGTTAAAGTAAAGAACCTCCTTCATCCTGGTGTGATCATCCGGATTGGTCAGTTAACGTATTATGTGCGAGATGAAATGCAATATCTTACAATCTCCCAGGCAGGAGGAGAAATTAAAATCTCTCCGTATTCTTAA
- a CDS encoding FliA/WhiG family RNA polymerase sigma factor — protein sequence MQATNTQELVLLWHKFKKENDLKAREKLILHYVSLVKYVAGRLAIGIKGSCELDDLISAGVYGLISAVDRFDPERGFKFETFALARIKGAILDWLRALNWVPQSIRSKARTLEKAFVNLEQSLGRPPEDQEIANYLGLTLKQFHQMTDEVAPVTLLSFEDSLYSDSENEPYSLGDVIADPKAKDPVEYLEFEEIKEVLAQAIARLPEKEKLVTTLYYYEGLTLKEIGKVLGVSESRVSQLHTKAILRLRGYLSRKKKGLIV from the coding sequence ATGCAAGCAACAAATACGCAAGAATTGGTCTTGCTCTGGCATAAATTTAAAAAAGAAAATGATTTAAAAGCCCGGGAGAAATTAATCCTTCACTATGTTTCTCTTGTAAAATATGTCGCGGGGCGCCTGGCCATCGGGATAAAAGGTTCTTGTGAATTAGACGATCTAATCAGTGCAGGAGTTTACGGATTAATTAGCGCGGTTGACAGGTTTGATCCGGAGAGAGGGTTCAAATTCGAGACTTTCGCCCTCGCGCGCATTAAGGGAGCAATCTTAGACTGGTTACGTGCCTTAAATTGGGTACCGCAATCAATTCGAAGTAAAGCACGGACCTTGGAAAAAGCCTTTGTGAATCTCGAACAGAGTTTAGGTAGACCACCAGAAGATCAAGAAATTGCAAATTATCTGGGTCTCACGCTAAAGCAGTTCCATCAAATGACGGATGAAGTTGCCCCGGTCACCTTGCTCTCCTTCGAAGACTCCTTATATTCAGATTCAGAAAATGAGCCCTACTCTTTGGGAGATGTAATTGCCGACCCGAAAGCAAAGGATCCTGTTGAGTACCTCGAATTTGAAGAAATTAAAGAGGTGCTCGCGCAGGCAATTGCAAGGCTACCTGAAAAAGAAAAGCTTGTGACGACCCTATATTACTACGAAGGTTTAACATTAAAAGAAATCGGGAAGGTACTCGGGGTTTCGGAATCCCGGGTCTCTCAACTTCATACGAAAGCCATCTTACGTTTAAGAGGGTACTTAAGTAGAAAGAAAAAGGGCTTGATTGTCTAA
- a CDS encoding chemotaxis protein CheD has translation MGEILKVGIAELKVVKSPTNLSSAGLGSCVGICLYDPAAKVGGLAHIMLPDSTQARNSDNKAKFANTAVGALVSEMLKLGALKNRIVAKIAGGAQMFASPGSSDFMRIGERNIEATKNTLEKEQISLIAQDVGGNYGRSIELCTTTGKLYIRTIEHGEKII, from the coding sequence GTGGGAGAAATTTTAAAAGTAGGAATCGCAGAACTAAAAGTCGTGAAATCGCCTACCAATCTTTCCAGTGCGGGACTTGGTTCTTGCGTTGGAATCTGCCTCTATGATCCTGCCGCGAAAGTTGGCGGTTTGGCGCATATTATGTTGCCTGACAGTACACAGGCAAGAAATTCCGATAACAAAGCAAAATTTGCCAACACCGCGGTTGGCGCCCTTGTTTCCGAGATGCTCAAGCTGGGTGCGCTAAAAAACAGGATTGTGGCCAAAATTGCAGGTGGAGCCCAAATGTTTGCTTCCCCGGGGTCATCAGATTTTATGCGAATCGGCGAGCGGAATATAGAAGCTACAAAGAACACCTTAGAAAAGGAGCAGATTTCCTTAATTGCCCAGGATGTTGGAGGGAATTACGGTCGCAGCATCGAGCTCTGCACAACAACAGGTAAACTTTACATTAGAACGATAGAGCATGGAGAGAAGATCATATGA
- a CDS encoding chemotaxis protein CheC, which translates to MVNDFCSLSPLQVDALKEIGNIGAGNAATALSKLINDRVQMSVPRVRILPFAKVAEIVGGAETLVAGIYLKISGSAPGGILFLLPFSDAKQLVNILLQSQAGESVQPLSELERSALMEVGNILTGSFLNALAMFTSLSYFPSVPALSADMAGALLGTVFYDLGKTGDYALFIETEFRYQTNHVVGYLFFLPEADSLDRILSTLGVST; encoded by the coding sequence TTGGTGAACGATTTTTGCTCTTTAAGTCCTTTACAAGTTGACGCATTAAAAGAAATTGGAAATATTGGAGCGGGGAATGCGGCGACAGCCCTTTCTAAACTTATTAATGACCGGGTTCAAATGAGTGTTCCCCGGGTTAGGATTCTTCCTTTTGCTAAAGTAGCCGAAATTGTAGGTGGGGCAGAAACACTTGTGGCCGGCATCTATTTAAAAATTTCAGGTTCAGCACCCGGAGGAATTTTATTTCTTCTTCCTTTTTCCGATGCAAAACAACTTGTTAATATTTTGCTTCAAAGCCAGGCAGGAGAATCTGTTCAACCTCTTAGCGAACTCGAGCGTTCAGCGCTTATGGAGGTAGGAAATATTTTAACTGGTTCTTTTCTCAACGCTCTGGCGATGTTTACTTCTTTATCGTACTTCCCGTCGGTACCTGCTCTCAGCGCGGATATGGCAGGTGCCTTGCTGGGAACTGTTTTTTACGATCTTGGAAAAACAGGTGATTATGCCCTTTTTATTGAAACTGAATTTCGGTATCAAACGAATCATGTTGTAGGATATCTTTTTTTCCTTCCGGAGGCGGACTCGCTAGATCGCATCTTAAGCACACTTGGGGTGAGTACTTAG
- a CDS encoding chemotaxis protein CheW — MSEGQVNFKDEIQLVVFSVEKEEYGLEISQVQEINRLLPITRVPRAPAYIEGVINLRGNVVPVVNLHSRLKLGMRTNTDRTRIVVVRAQGIPVGLIVDEVLEVLCLSSSAVEPHAMPGVTSNAGYLQGVGKINERLILLLDLDSLLNLEELGEMVS; from the coding sequence ATGTCTGAAGGTCAAGTGAATTTTAAGGACGAAATTCAACTGGTAGTCTTTTCAGTGGAAAAAGAAGAATATGGTTTAGAAATTAGTCAAGTTCAAGAAATCAACCGCCTTCTGCCCATTACAAGAGTGCCTCGCGCTCCTGCTTATATCGAAGGGGTCATCAACCTGAGGGGGAATGTCGTCCCGGTTGTAAACTTGCATTCTCGTTTGAAGCTGGGAATGAGAACAAATACGGATCGCACCCGTATCGTCGTTGTCCGGGCTCAAGGAATCCCGGTTGGTCTCATCGTCGATGAAGTTTTAGAAGTCCTTTGTTTAAGTAGTAGCGCGGTTGAACCCCATGCGATGCCGGGGGTAACATCAAACGCCGGATATTTGCAGGGGGTAGGGAAGATTAACGAACGCCTCATTCTCCTGCTAGATCTGGATTCCCTTTTGAATCTTGAAGAACTGGGTGAGATGGTTTCATAG